DNA from Podarcis muralis chromosome 13, rPodMur119.hap1.1, whole genome shotgun sequence:
TAAGGCATATATTGTGGTTGGAAGAATGCCTCCTGATAGTTGTGTCAGTGTTTAATGTCTTTCCAACTTGAGTGTCAACAAGAGCTACAAAGAAGACAATTTTCCAGGATCCTGCCTCTAAAATTATGATTTAACAACATGCATTAATATCACTTCCTTTATTAGTCAGCATAAAGCATTCACATTCTGAAGGTAGAAAAATTTTCCTTAATGATAATGCCTCTGAAGCATCTTGcatgtttttttaattgcttcctTTACCTCTTTGTTCCTCAAGCTGTACACAAGGGGATTGACTAGTGGGGTGAGCAAAGTGTAGAACAGAGAAAAGAATTTCTTCAAGTCACTCAGTGAACTCATGTTTGGTAAGACATAGACTATCATCAGGGAGCCATAGAAGCAAGCAACCACAGTCAAGTGAGAGGAGCATGTAGAGAATGCCTTTTGTTTACCAGTGGTGGATGGGattcttaaaatgtttttgataATGTAAACATAAGATGACACAGTTATGACAAAGGGTGCCAGAGTACCTATGGAGGATAGTATGAAGGTTGTAGTTTCAATCAAATCAGTCTCATTACAGGAAAGTCTTACCATGGGGGTGAAAtcacagaagaaatggttgatTTTGTTGGGTCCACAGAAATTCAGTTGAGACATGAAGAATATTATTGGACTCATTGCCAGACACGCAATGATCCATGGTCCAACAATCAGCAGAATGCAGATTCTGTCATTCATAAGTATTGTGTAATGCAGTGGTTTGCATATTGCTAAATAGCGATCATATGACATCACTGCTAGTAAGTAACATTCTGCAGCTGCAAGAGACCCAAAGAAATACAGTTGTGTAAAGCACCCTTTAATAGAAATAGTACTGTCTCCAGTCAGAAAACTGACCAGCATCCTTGGCATGATGGTTGAGCTGTAACAGGTCTCCAGGCAGGACAGGTTTCccaggaagaaatacatgggtgTGTGAAGGTGTTGATCAGTAACCACTAAAATAATAATGAGGATGTTCCCAGCCATGGTGACAAGGTAGATAGTTAGGAACAGTATGGAAAATAACATCTGTAGGTCATCATTGTTAAAATCTAACAGAATAAATGCCACAGGAGCTGTCTGATTTTCTTCTTTCTCATTGACAGTCAAGTGCATCTAAGGGATAATAGATAGCAATTAGGCATGAATATTTGTTTCCTCAGGATCTTCAGAAGATTAGTTTATGACTTAGAGCAGACTGATTGAAATATATCGCTTTAACTCCAAGGAGTACAGCTGCACTCTTACACTAACCACCACAACATTCTGTGTCTCATgaccaactttcccccctttatttcaaaggctctatttttgttttgtgagTATATCCAGTATTAACTAGGAAAAATTAAACAAGAAATCTTTTGCCAGaatatattgcaaaattcagtatGACAATAAAATAATGTGTGTATGTGAAAGAAGTGGGTGCAACAGATGTGGGGAGCCTGCGGCTGTCCATTTGGGATTCGGCATTTATTCATGATGGCCACAGATTCCAAATTCCTGGTTTTCATTGGTCTAATTGTTTTGCTTTAGTTACAATAAAGCTCATTCCGTTTAGTCTCTCAGGAGCTCACACACTTACTCCCTAGTAGTGATGTTGGAAGATTCTGTTGAACACAAAAAATCAAGCGCATTTCCTTATGTTGAGCCCATCTGACCCCCCAAAATGTTTGCAATGATTTATTTCACCACACATCTCTactaatatatttttttagaaatatGAACACTTTGtttaaggtaccgtatttttcgctctataagacacactttttccctcctaaaaagtaaggggaaatgtgtgtgtgtcttatggaggaAATGTAGGCTGTgcagctttcactgaagccagaacagcaagaggaattgctgctttcgctgcgcagcgatccctcttgctattctgacTTCGCttactggagaggcgctgcgcagagagggaaagctgcacagtgccccttcagcaaagcaggaggcgaaatggagccccttctgtttctcctcccgctttgctggagaggcgctgcacagagagggagaactgtgcagcgccccttgtctaatccccttttgaaGTCACCCAAGTTAGTAGCTGTCGCTCAGTCTTGTAGCAAGTTCTGTCTTTTAACCATACATTGTGCAAAGTTcttctttttgtctgtcctgatctCCTACCTAGCCGCTTCCTTGGATGTGTGTGGGGCGGGGTGGTGATATAAGTATCTTCAAGGTTCAGGGTATCCTGATGAAACCCTTCggttgtttattaaatagtttagtacaacatttgattcagaatatttttttcttgttttcctcctctaaaaatgaggtgtgtcttatggtagggtgcatcttatggagcgaaaaatatggtattggtAATGGTAaaagatggttaagtccagtcaaaggcgactggggtttcagtgctcatctcgctttcaggctgagggagctggagtttgtccacagacagctttccaggtcatgtggccagaatgactaaaccacctctggtgcaatggaacactgtgatggaagccagagtgcacagaaatgtcgtttaccttcccaccacagtgatacctatttatccacttgcactggcatgctttcaaactgctaggtaggcaggagcagggacagagcaacagaagctcaccccgttgtgtggatttgaactgccaactttctgatcagcaagcccaagaggctcagtggtttatactaCATTACCACCCGCATCCACTTTATCCATTAATATTGCTAAGTAGTACATACTATTCCAAAAAGTAAACTACATAAAATAGAAGAATCATTTCAAAATCATCAAAAAGCCTACTGATATAAGAAAGTATTTTGTCACATGCCAAAAGGTCAATAAAGAGGGTCCCTATCTAAATCTCAGGCCAGGGGGAGTTTATGAGGCTTGGGCCTTGTAAATACATATATAAGTCTATTGGAtatggaagagagagaagagactgACTGTCACCCAAGAAGATGGTGGCAGATAAAGAGGGCTTAATTCTCCACAAAATCAGATCCCTACAATGGCTGGAGCCAATGAGCTAAGCAAAAAGAATGCATATTCTATGACACATGGAGAACAATTGATTAATCAGGTGTAAATCAAAAAAGGTTGTTCCTTGTGGTGGCACTGTCAGTGATGTGTTTTACTAGTAGTCAAAGACATTCCTGTTTGCCTAAGCATTTAATTATTTAACATTGTTGTACATTACTGTGAAACATTTTGtgaaaagcaatataaaatatataaattaaaaatcagataaacaagcaacaacaacaaaaaatacccCATTTACTGAGAGgacagcaaaaataaaaccaaagaaaggatggaagaagcacAGGATTCAACAGAGTCTTGTATCAATTCCATAATGTTTTAGACTTGAAAAGCCTATTACAATATATAGCTGAGTTACATTTTACCTTAAGACACTGAGAGGCAACTGTGGAGGCCATCAGTGCCACAACCGGAAACATGTGATCAATAATGGAGAACCTATGTCTGTCCAGATGTAAGACAAAGGTGGGGAAACTGTCACCTTCCACATGGACTTGTAGCCAAGCAGCATCTGTAGGGAGAGAAGTTCACCACTTCTGAGCCACAATAAAAATCACTTACACAGTGGTTGCTCTATCAGCACACCCTCTGTATCAACTGCTCCATCCCACTACCTCAAGGTGCAATTTCCCTGTCCTAGTTTGAACATAATGCAGTAGGCAATGCTAGTTCAATGTATCAGTGTGCCTCAGAGTACTTGATTTTCCCataaggaagggagggaaatagAGTCCAAGTTGGCAGATCAATTTCTTAAGGGGCCACTAAATATATGGAATCAGATATAGAACACAAAAGTCCTAGCTGACATGCTCAAAAGACACGAATGCAATTCCATTGATGTGTCTCTCTTCAAACTTAGCAGCCATTTGATTTTTGGTCATTTGACTCCTAGTCCAAGAGAGAATAGATTGACTTATGCTATTTTAAATCTTCATTTTTACATCTTTTAACTCAAACTAGAAGCTAAATACATAGAAAATTAAATGGGCATGAAACTATGTCCAACAACTTCATTCATATTCTGGACCAGATCACTGAATTCATGCTAAAGTGCTCCTTTCGAGGAGT
Protein-coding regions in this window:
- the LOC114582933 gene encoding olfactory receptor 2AP1-like, whose protein sequence is MHLTVNEKEENQTAPVAFILLDFNNDDLQMLFSILFLTIYLVTMAGNILIIILVVTDQHLHTPMYFFLGNLSCLETCYSSTIMPRMLVSFLTGDSTISIKGCFTQLYFFGSLAAAECYLLAVMSYDRYLAICKPLHYTILMNDRICILLIVGPWIIACLAMSPIIFFMSQLNFCGPNKINHFFCDFTPMVRLSCNETDLIETTTFILSSIGTLAPFVITVSSYVYIIKNILRIPSTTGKQKAFSTCSSHLTVVACFYGSLMIVYVLPNMSSLSDLKKFFSLFYTLLTPLVNPLVYSLRNKEVKEAIKKTCKMLQRHYH